The following proteins come from a genomic window of Aequorivita marisscotiae:
- a CDS encoding DUF6503 family protein, whose translation MRILPIIGFLIIFGSCKEETKELTAQQIVDKTIDNAGGDKYKSAAIQFSFRDIKYSSRRNNGDFEFTRTIVDSLGETRDVLTNNSFERYANGTKLSLADSTVNKYSNSVNSVHYFVQLPYGLNDPAVNKKLVGESKINGKDYYEIQVTFSENGGGTDHEDVYMYWIAKEDFTVDYLAYKFYTGKGGIRFRKAVNPRIINGLRFVDYENYKIEPWKSVEMQTLGELFEANELTFLSEINTEDISVKPIKPKKD comes from the coding sequence ATGCGAATCCTTCCAATAATCGGTTTCCTAATAATTTTTGGTTCCTGCAAAGAGGAAACAAAAGAACTCACCGCCCAACAAATAGTTGATAAAACCATTGATAATGCGGGGGGAGATAAATACAAATCTGCAGCAATACAGTTTAGCTTTCGCGATATTAAATACAGCAGTCGTAGAAACAACGGCGATTTTGAGTTTACGCGCACCATCGTAGATTCTTTGGGCGAAACTCGCGATGTGCTCACCAACAATAGTTTTGAGCGGTATGCGAACGGTACCAAGCTCTCCTTGGCAGATTCTACCGTTAATAAATATTCCAATTCGGTTAATTCGGTACATTATTTTGTGCAATTGCCGTATGGTTTAAACGATCCTGCGGTAAACAAAAAATTGGTTGGGGAATCAAAAATTAACGGGAAAGACTACTACGAAATTCAAGTTACGTTTTCAGAAAATGGAGGCGGAACCGATCACGAAGATGTGTATATGTATTGGATTGCCAAAGAAGATTTTACGGTAGATTATTTGGCATATAAATTTTATACGGGCAAAGGTGGCATTCGCTTTAGAAAGGCAGTTAATCCAAGAATAATTAATGGGCTGCGTTTTGTAGATTACGAAAATTACAAGATTGAACCGTGGAAGTCGGTAGAAATGCAAACCCTTGGTGAGCTGTTTGAAGCCAATGAGCTCACCTTTCTTTCAGAAATTAATACTGAAGATATTTCGGTGAAGCCTATAAAGCCAAAGAAGGATTAA
- a CDS encoding sigma-70 family RNA polymerase sigma factor produces METEKIWREFHEELYFFILKKVKNETSTSDIFQNTFLKVHKNLKQIQEEEKVKAWVFQIARNEIANYFKNESKYVAPVKERETIFLDKKDDYCCFDRFINDLPTIYKESVELVYIKGKKQDEAAKILAISLANLKARIRRSKDILKEKFSQCCKYEFDKNGDLVGEADCSNCK; encoded by the coding sequence ATGGAAACAGAAAAAATTTGGCGGGAATTTCACGAGGAACTATATTTTTTTATTTTAAAAAAAGTGAAAAATGAAACCAGCACCAGCGATATTTTTCAGAATACCTTTTTAAAAGTTCACAAAAATCTAAAGCAGATACAGGAGGAGGAAAAAGTAAAAGCGTGGGTGTTCCAAATTGCGCGGAATGAAATTGCAAATTATTTTAAAAATGAATCTAAATACGTAGCGCCCGTTAAAGAAAGGGAAACTATATTTTTGGATAAAAAAGACGATTACTGCTGTTTTGATAGATTTATAAACGATCTGCCCACAATCTACAAAGAGAGCGTTGAATTGGTTTACATTAAAGGAAAAAAGCAGGACGAAGCCGCAAAAATTTTAGCTATCAGCTTGGCAAATTTAAAGGCGCGCATCCGGCGGTCAAAAGACATTTTAAAAGAAAAATTTAGTCAATGCTGTAAATATGAGTTCGATAAGAATGGCGATTTAGTTGGAGAGGCAGATTGTTCTAATTGTAAATAA
- a CDS encoding DUF2207 domain-containing protein, translating into MLFALLLCLKSIAQGFTVNHCQVDIYIHEEGYFDVVEKYDLTFSVYKHGIYRNIQTNYELLTENGTQEERRIKIRNIKVPNHKFEADFDFVQKLSDNLQIKIGDKDVTVIGPQHYEIKYRVYNAFLFEKEYIRFYWNIKASDWSAAFDKIDFSIHLPQNVELGLDDIFVYSGFTGETVESSNFNVAYNDGVFTAKSIPEFKSYSGQSVTVLVNLPLNSVTEIKPMWPFWTHYGWTLILGVLLLVFYAIWNKYGKDDRVVATTSYFPPNGIDPSMAGFLIDDSEDTQDLISLIPYWGSRGLITMEQIPKKGWFAKDDTKLTRLRPLPDGAPDYEVKIFSGLFGSASNHGKEEVLISSLKDTFYTKMASAKTMLKQKAQKYYDPKAKKIQTRTIIGVLLSGVVLFMIFLFSWGLLEALAVIPVVVFLLFMSVHLVKKNAKGNQILSELKGFRNFIKIAEENKLKMLLHDSPSYFETTMGYALAFGLFEQWAKKFEALNVQPPSWYTSSTGAFTMNNFSNSFTSSISAAKSTMVSSPSSSSSGGGGSSGGGFGGGGGGSW; encoded by the coding sequence TTGCTCTTTGCACTACTGCTTTGTTTAAAATCCATCGCACAGGGATTTACGGTAAATCATTGCCAAGTAGATATCTACATTCACGAAGAAGGTTATTTTGATGTAGTTGAAAAATACGATTTAACTTTTTCGGTTTACAAACACGGCATTTACCGAAATATTCAAACCAATTATGAGCTGCTAACAGAAAATGGAACCCAGGAAGAACGCCGTATTAAAATTAGGAACATAAAGGTGCCAAACCATAAGTTTGAAGCCGATTTCGATTTTGTACAAAAGCTTAGTGACAATCTTCAAATAAAAATTGGCGATAAGGATGTAACGGTTATCGGACCGCAACATTACGAAATAAAATACCGGGTTTACAACGCTTTCCTTTTCGAAAAGGAATATATACGGTTTTATTGGAACATTAAAGCTTCGGACTGGAGCGCCGCTTTCGATAAAATAGACTTCTCCATTCACCTTCCCCAAAACGTGGAATTAGGGTTAGATGATATATTTGTATATTCTGGGTTTACAGGTGAAACGGTGGAAAGTTCAAATTTTAATGTAGCCTATAATGATGGCGTGTTTACCGCTAAAAGCATTCCAGAGTTTAAATCCTACAGCGGTCAGAGTGTTACGGTTCTGGTAAACCTACCGTTAAATTCGGTAACGGAAATAAAACCCATGTGGCCTTTTTGGACGCATTACGGGTGGACCCTCATTTTGGGCGTATTACTGCTAGTGTTTTACGCAATTTGGAATAAATACGGGAAAGACGATAGGGTAGTGGCAACCACCAGTTATTTTCCACCAAATGGCATTGATCCGTCTATGGCCGGATTTTTAATTGACGATAGTGAAGATACGCAAGACCTAATTTCATTAATCCCATATTGGGGCTCACGCGGACTTATAACTATGGAGCAGATTCCCAAAAAGGGCTGGTTCGCGAAGGACGATACCAAACTTACCCGACTTAGACCCTTACCCGATGGCGCTCCGGATTATGAAGTAAAAATTTTTAGTGGCCTTTTTGGAAGTGCTTCCAATCACGGAAAGGAAGAAGTACTAATCAGCAGTCTTAAGGATACTTTTTACACTAAAATGGCTAGCGCCAAAACCATGCTAAAACAAAAGGCTCAAAAATATTACGATCCCAAAGCCAAAAAAATTCAAACACGAACCATCATTGGAGTCTTACTAAGTGGGGTAGTGCTATTTATGATATTTCTGTTCTCATGGGGCCTCCTTGAAGCTCTGGCAGTAATTCCTGTTGTTGTTTTCTTATTGTTTATGAGCGTACATTTAGTGAAGAAAAACGCCAAAGGCAACCAAATACTCTCCGAATTAAAAGGGTTTAGAAACTTTATAAAAATAGCCGAAGAAAACAAACTAAAAATGCTGCTTCACGATAGTCCTTCCTATTTTGAAACTACCATGGGCTACGCTCTTGCCTTTGGTTTGTTTGAACAATGGGCAAAGAAGTTTGAGGCACTCAACGTTCAACCGCCAAGTTGGTACACCTCGTCAACGGGTGCTTTTACTATGAATAATTTCTCTAATTCGTTTACTTCTTCTATTTCAGCCGCAAAATCTACCATGGTAAGCTCGCCTTCCAGCAGTAGTTCCGGAGGTGGTGGATCTTCGGGAGGTGGCTTTGGTGGGGGTGGTGGCGGCAGCTGGTAG
- a CDS encoding mobile mystery protein A → MRNKRKLLIEQLDQKLQPFQKTEMVLVPAKGWINTIRTALNMTMAQLGAKLKITRQGVRNIEESEAKGSISIKSLKEVGEALDLKLVYGFVPKDGTIDNLISLKAEKLAEKIVLRTNQNMKLENQGIGDKNINETIKELANEIKREMKKSLWD, encoded by the coding sequence ATGAGAAATAAGAGGAAACTTTTAATTGAACAATTAGACCAAAAACTTCAGCCTTTTCAAAAAACAGAAATGGTTTTGGTTCCTGCTAAAGGATGGATAAATACAATTCGGACTGCCCTTAATATGACTATGGCGCAACTTGGCGCCAAGCTTAAAATTACCAGACAAGGTGTTAGGAATATTGAAGAGAGCGAGGCAAAAGGTTCTATTTCAATTAAGTCATTAAAAGAAGTGGGCGAAGCATTAGATTTAAAATTAGTTTATGGATTTGTCCCTAAAGATGGAACCATTGATAATCTTATTAGTTTAAAAGCTGAGAAACTGGCTGAGAAAATAGTGCTAAGAACCAATCAAAATATGAAATTAGAAAACCAAGGAATAGGAGATAAAAATATTAATGAAACCATTAAAGAACTGGCGAATGAAATAAAACGCGAGATGAAAAAATCATTATGGGATTAG
- a CDS encoding ABC transporter permease: MRQLVYLEIYKLCKQSRTYYAILALLFIETVVLVSGYYQGAEILDIVLANLKDTFYFEGNLLNGNLIIYFILNSFWFHVPLLCMIIVSGLFTTEYEDKTLQTVLMQPVVKWKYLLAKYITAILFTVVLVLFLAATSFVFSYAIFGTGDLVVYSDGLTFFEQDEAFLRLCYAFLIGTLSLVFFSVVSLTLAVLFKESFKTLIVAALFLIISTLLLKIDLPNDFLNQIAYFKLNNTWQNFFTFTIDWQVILVNTSLLLVYTLVTVGIGLFVFQKNDTA, translated from the coding sequence ATGAGACAATTGGTGTATTTAGAAATTTACAAATTGTGCAAACAAAGTCGCACCTACTACGCAATTTTGGCGCTGCTCTTTATAGAAACGGTGGTGTTGGTAAGCGGTTACTATCAGGGGGCGGAGATTTTAGATATTGTCTTGGCGAATTTAAAAGACACCTTTTATTTTGAAGGAAATTTACTCAACGGCAACTTAATTATTTATTTTATTCTTAACTCCTTTTGGTTTCACGTGCCGCTGTTATGTATGATTATAGTTTCGGGATTATTCACTACCGAATACGAAGATAAAACCCTGCAAACAGTACTTATGCAGCCCGTTGTAAAGTGGAAATACCTGTTGGCAAAATATATAACCGCCATCCTCTTTACAGTAGTTTTAGTGCTTTTTCTTGCGGCTACTTCATTTGTATTTTCGTATGCTATATTCGGCACGGGCGATTTAGTGGTTTATAGCGATGGTCTCACATTTTTTGAACAGGACGAAGCTTTTTTACGGTTGTGTTATGCGTTTTTGATTGGGACGCTATCCTTGGTTTTCTTTTCGGTGGTGAGTTTAACTTTGGCAGTGCTGTTTAAAGAGAGCTTTAAAACCTTGATTGTAGCTGCCTTGTTTTTGATTATTTCTACGCTCTTGCTGAAGATAGACCTGCCAAACGATTTCTTAAACCAAATAGCATATTTTAAACTGAACAATACCTGGCAGAATTTTTTCACGTTTACAATTGACTGGCAAGTAATACTAGTTAATACATCACTGTTGCTGGTATATACTTTAGTTACGGTGGGAATAGGGCTTTTTGTATTTCAAAAAAATGATACCGCATGA
- a CDS encoding M14 family metallopeptidase encodes MTRIFSIFVFLFPIVFFGQLKSPSEFLGYEIGTQFSRHANVVSYFEHLAANSEMVQYSDYGKTNERRRLTYAVISSKENLNNLEQIRTDNLKKIGIIIGSATPEKAIVWLSYNVHGNEASSSEAAMNTAYKLITEHGAWLENTVIIMDPNVNPDGRDRYVNWYNQVKASPYNSSRDAVEHNEPWPGGRPNHYLFDLNRDWMWASQVETQQRLKIYNQWMPHIHVDFHEQFINNPYYFAPGAEPYHSIITPFQREFQTKIGKNNAKYFDDNGWLFFTRESFDLLYPSYGDTYPLFMGAIGMTYEQAGHGMAGLGIINDEAIELTLIDRVAHHTTTGLSTIEVASQQAASLNAEFGKFFKNENLKYKSFVLKGNPDNLKALTHMLDRHQIKYGYATGGKVTGFNYTDNKKGTIDAAGALVVSTNQPKGKMVQVLFEPNAALSTPLTYDITAWSLPYAYGLDAVATTSLLPANTEAPAIAAVNVASPTAAGYIAKWNSLQDAEFLSALLQQNIKVRFSENELSFGGNNFGRGSLIITRSDNKNNANFDKTITEIANKMGRQLYASPTSFADRLTDFGSQYVHLIKNKKIAILQGEGTSSLSYGALWHFFETQLKYPITAINTGDIGKIQWSDYDVLVLPNGNYNSILNDDVFKNIETWIADGGKVVAIGSALKVFENKDGFELKKNETEESKKESDSLGNMTPYAQREMESTKNFITGSIYKIGLDNTHPLAFGYGDTYYTLKLGSDSYKFLNDGYNVGYINEPESVSGFSGENAKNKLSNSIVFAEAKKGRGSVIYMVDDVSFRSFWQNGKLFLANAVFFVNAGNF; translated from the coding sequence ATGACGCGTATTTTCAGCATTTTCGTTTTCCTTTTTCCCATTGTATTTTTTGGTCAACTTAAATCTCCATCCGAATTTTTAGGATATGAAATTGGTACCCAGTTTTCTCGCCACGCAAACGTGGTTTCGTATTTTGAACACCTTGCGGCTAATAGTGAAATGGTGCAATATTCAGACTACGGCAAAACAAATGAACGCCGAAGGCTTACGTATGCGGTAATTTCTTCAAAAGAAAACCTAAATAACCTTGAACAAATACGCACCGACAATTTAAAGAAAATTGGGATTATAATCGGCTCGGCTACACCCGAAAAGGCCATTGTTTGGCTTAGTTATAACGTACACGGCAACGAAGCCAGTAGTAGCGAAGCCGCCATGAATACCGCTTATAAGCTAATTACCGAACACGGAGCTTGGCTAGAAAATACGGTGATTATTATGGATCCCAACGTAAATCCCGACGGTCGCGATAGATATGTAAATTGGTACAACCAAGTTAAGGCCAGTCCGTATAATTCGTCGCGCGACGCCGTAGAGCACAATGAGCCCTGGCCCGGCGGACGCCCAAATCATTATTTATTCGATTTAAACCGCGATTGGATGTGGGCAAGCCAAGTAGAAACCCAACAACGGTTAAAAATTTACAACCAATGGATGCCGCATATTCACGTAGATTTTCACGAGCAATTTATTAATAATCCATACTATTTTGCACCGGGTGCAGAACCTTATCACAGTATAATTACACCTTTCCAACGTGAATTTCAAACTAAAATAGGAAAAAACAACGCTAAATATTTCGACGACAACGGCTGGTTGTTCTTTACCCGCGAAAGTTTCGATTTGCTTTACCCAAGTTATGGCGATACCTATCCACTTTTTATGGGTGCCATTGGAATGACGTACGAACAAGCGGGCCACGGTATGGCAGGCCTGGGGATTATCAATGACGAAGCCATTGAACTCACCCTCATTGATCGCGTGGCACACCACACCACTACAGGACTTTCTACCATTGAGGTTGCTTCACAACAAGCGGCTTCGCTAAACGCCGAGTTTGGAAAATTCTTTAAAAATGAAAATTTAAAATATAAAAGCTTTGTGCTTAAAGGCAATCCCGATAACCTAAAGGCATTGACGCATATGCTGGATCGCCACCAAATAAAATACGGTTACGCCACGGGCGGTAAGGTCACTGGCTTCAATTATACCGACAATAAAAAGGGGACTATAGATGCTGCCGGGGCGTTGGTAGTAAGTACAAACCAACCAAAAGGAAAAATGGTACAGGTGCTTTTTGAGCCCAATGCGGCCCTTTCAACTCCCCTCACTTACGATATTACTGCTTGGAGTCTGCCTTATGCGTATGGGTTAGATGCAGTTGCCACAACTAGCTTACTTCCAGCAAATACTGAGGCTCCCGCCATTGCAGCTGTAAATGTTGCTTCCCCAACAGCAGCTGGATATATTGCAAAGTGGAATAGCTTACAAGATGCCGAATTTCTTTCCGCATTGTTACAGCAAAATATTAAGGTGCGTTTTTCAGAAAATGAACTCAGTTTTGGCGGGAATAATTTTGGCCGCGGAAGTTTAATTATTACGCGAAGCGACAATAAAAACAACGCAAATTTTGATAAAACTATTACTGAAATTGCCAACAAAATGGGACGACAATTATATGCTTCACCCACGAGTTTTGCAGATAGATTAACCGATTTTGGCTCGCAATATGTACATTTAATTAAAAATAAAAAGATTGCAATCTTACAGGGCGAAGGTACCTCCTCGCTTAGTTATGGTGCGCTTTGGCACTTTTTTGAAACGCAATTAAAATACCCTATTACAGCTATAAACACTGGCGATATTGGTAAAATACAATGGAGCGATTATGATGTTTTGGTGTTGCCTAACGGAAATTATAATTCTATTTTAAACGATGATGTTTTTAAGAATATAGAAACTTGGATTGCCGATGGAGGAAAGGTAGTGGCTATTGGCAGTGCATTAAAAGTATTTGAAAACAAGGATGGTTTTGAACTAAAAAAGAACGAAACTGAAGAAAGCAAAAAAGAAAGTGATAGTTTGGGAAATATGACTCCTTATGCTCAACGTGAAATGGAAAGCACAAAAAATTTTATTACTGGGAGTATTTACAAAATAGGGTTGGATAATACACACCCTTTGGCATTTGGCTACGGAGATACTTATTATACGCTGAAGCTTGGCAGCGATTCCTATAAATTTTTAAACGATGGTTATAATGTTGGCTATATTAACGAACCCGAAAGTGTGTCGGGCTTTTCTGGAGAAAATGCTAAAAATAAATTAAGCAATTCCATTGTTTTTGCCGAAGCCAAAAAAGGCAGGGGTAGTGTAATTTATATGGTTGACGATGTTTCTTTTCGTTCCTTTTGGCAAAATGGAAAGTTGTTTTTAGCGAATGCTGTCTTCTTCGTAAACGCGGGGAATTTCTAA
- a CDS encoding ABC transporter ATP-binding protein — MISGRNISKSYGKLQALQNVSIACNSGEICGLVGANGAGKSTLFKILLGLVSADSGTITLQGEGAKKIGGIIEKPSLYPYLSARENLRVFAKMQNAAADNKAIDEALLQVGLSLDREDPSRNYSMGMKQRLGIAVALLNKPSCLLLDEPFSGLDPVGIQALKKLIVSLAKDYGMAILISSHIVEVLSTLCSKLFVIHNGEILQQGPTQAILSKCVKSYTLCGNDLQKVSFLKKYSAAPHANCITIPASATEISGIIFKLSEQGIAITSCTPRLDVAQLFKATAV; from the coding sequence ATGATTTCAGGACGAAATATATCTAAAAGCTACGGAAAACTGCAAGCGCTCCAAAACGTTAGTATAGCTTGTAATAGCGGAGAGATCTGCGGATTGGTAGGTGCCAATGGGGCGGGAAAATCTACCTTGTTTAAAATTTTATTGGGGTTGGTTTCTGCAGATAGTGGCACAATAACCCTTCAAGGTGAAGGAGCAAAAAAAATAGGCGGTATTATTGAAAAACCCTCTTTATATCCGTATTTAAGCGCGCGCGAAAATTTAAGGGTTTTTGCAAAAATGCAAAATGCTGCGGCAGATAATAAAGCTATTGACGAAGCTTTATTACAAGTGGGTTTATCGCTTGACAGAGAAGACCCAAGCCGAAACTATTCCATGGGAATGAAACAGCGTTTGGGGATTGCTGTTGCCTTGCTCAATAAACCTTCGTGTTTACTATTGGACGAACCTTTTTCGGGTCTCGACCCCGTAGGGATTCAGGCGTTAAAAAAACTGATTGTTAGCTTGGCAAAAGATTACGGAATGGCAATTCTTATTTCCTCGCACATTGTTGAAGTATTAAGTACACTCTGCTCAAAATTATTCGTTATACACAATGGTGAAATATTACAACAGGGCCCAACGCAAGCTATATTGAGCAAATGTGTAAAGAGTTATACACTTTGCGGAAATGACCTTCAAAAAGTTTCATTTTTAAAAAAATATAGTGCGGCTCCCCACGCCAACTGTATCACTATTCCCGCCTCGGCAACTGAAATTTCCGGGATCATTTTCAAATTGTCCGAACAGGGGATTGCAATTACATCCTGTACACCACGGTTAGACGTTGCGCAACTTTTTAAGGCTACAGCTGTATGA
- a CDS encoding LemA family protein: MSTILLLIGVIVVAGLLLVIVYNRFVKNKNMVKDAWSNIDVALKRRYDLIPNLVETVKGYAAHEKSTLENVIQARNAAMAVPSDEINAKIKAENQLQQTLRSIFALSEAYPDLKANAGFIDLQQKLNEIEENLERSRRYYNGTVRENNTYGESFPGVLFAGMLNYQHFDYFEVDEATRENVKVSFN, from the coding sequence ATGAGTACCATTCTACTTTTAATAGGCGTAATAGTTGTTGCGGGCCTTTTGCTCGTAATTGTTTACAACCGTTTTGTGAAAAACAAAAATATGGTAAAAGACGCCTGGAGCAATATAGACGTGGCCCTAAAACGTCGATACGATTTAATTCCAAACCTTGTTGAAACCGTAAAAGGCTACGCCGCACACGAAAAGTCAACTTTAGAAAACGTAATACAAGCCAGAAATGCAGCAATGGCAGTGCCTTCCGATGAAATAAATGCAAAGATAAAAGCCGAAAACCAATTGCAGCAAACCTTGCGAAGTATTTTTGCTTTAAGCGAAGCATATCCGGACCTAAAGGCAAATGCAGGGTTTATAGACCTACAGCAGAAACTCAACGAAATAGAGGAAAACCTTGAACGCAGCCGCAGATACTACAATGGCACGGTTCGCGAAAACAATACCTATGGCGAAAGTTTCCCCGGAGTACTGTTTGCCGGTATGCTAAACTATCAACACTTCGATTATTTTGAAGTTGACGAGGCTACCCGTGAAAACGTAAAAGTGAGTTTTAACTAA
- a CDS encoding mobile mystery protein B, whose protein sequence is MGLELQDQDSQTPLDEEEKEGLKIKSITTQKELDQFEQLNIEKAVEWTIHANLKPEKILTEKFIKDFHKRMYGDVWKWAGEFRKTDKNIGIHWSQIGVELKKLIDDTKYWIKNKTYSPEEIAIRFKHRIVSIYCFPNGNGRHSRMMADIIIESIFKKDIFSWHNSNMTSVDDTRKKYITALQAADDGNIKPLIKFSKT, encoded by the coding sequence ATGGGATTAGAATTGCAAGACCAGGATAGTCAAACGCCTTTAGATGAAGAAGAAAAGGAAGGCCTTAAGATTAAGTCTATAACCACGCAAAAAGAATTGGATCAATTTGAACAGCTAAACATTGAAAAGGCTGTTGAATGGACTATACACGCCAATTTAAAACCAGAAAAAATACTAACTGAAAAATTTATAAAAGACTTTCATAAAAGAATGTATGGCGATGTTTGGAAATGGGCAGGAGAATTTAGAAAGACCGACAAAAATATTGGAATACATTGGAGTCAAATTGGTGTAGAATTAAAAAAGCTCATTGACGACACCAAATACTGGATAAAAAATAAAACGTATTCGCCAGAAGAAATAGCAATTAGGTTTAAGCATAGAATTGTCTCAATTTATTGCTTTCCAAATGGAAATGGTAGGCACTCAAGAATGATGGCCGATATAATTATTGAATCTATTTTCAAAAAAGATATTTTCAGTTGGCATAATTCAAATATGACAAGTGTAGATGACACGAGAAAAAAATATATTACTGCATTACAAGCGGCAGACGACGGAAACATCAAACCATTAATTAAATTTAGCAAAACCTAA
- a CDS encoding DsbA family oxidoreductase, producing MDGKIKIDIVSDVVCPWCIIGYKRLEKAISEMGIEDLVEIEWQPFELNPNMPDEGQNVHEHIAEKYGSSLEQQKESQQFMAKAGAELGFTFNYYEEMRMGNTFDAHVLLGYAKDFGKQTELNLRLITAFFSEQKDVSDRAILKQALLDVGLNADEALSKLADENARKEVKSKENYWRDLGVNSVPTFVFNRTSAVTGAQAVAVFKQVLTELVEARTI from the coding sequence ATGGATGGAAAAATAAAAATAGATATCGTTTCAGATGTAGTATGTCCGTGGTGCATTATAGGTTACAAACGCTTGGAGAAGGCTATTTCTGAAATGGGCATTGAAGATTTGGTTGAAATTGAATGGCAACCCTTTGAGCTAAATCCAAACATGCCAGATGAAGGCCAAAATGTACACGAACATATTGCCGAAAAATACGGTTCTAGTTTAGAACAGCAAAAAGAGTCGCAGCAATTTATGGCGAAGGCCGGTGCCGAACTGGGGTTTACCTTTAATTATTATGAGGAAATGCGAATGGGAAACACCTTTGATGCGCACGTTTTATTGGGCTATGCCAAAGATTTTGGCAAGCAAACAGAATTAAATTTACGACTTATAACAGCCTTTTTTAGTGAACAAAAAGACGTGTCTGATAGAGCCATTTTAAAACAAGCATTGCTAGATGTAGGTTTAAATGCCGATGAGGCACTCTCAAAATTAGCTGATGAAAATGCACGGAAAGAGGTAAAAAGCAAGGAGAACTATTGGCGCGATTTAGGCGTAAACTCTGTACCTACTTTCGTTTTTAATAGAACAAGTGCCGTTACAGGAGCGCAAGCCGTAGCTGTATTTAAGCAAGTTTTAACTGAATTGGTTGAGGCTCGAACAATTTAA
- a CDS encoding alpha-ketoglutarate-dependent dioxygenase AlkB family protein, with product MELFNFKMDINRNLLPKDGTVNYYGRVFTEAAANRYFDLLLHTIVWKNDEVIIFGKKIITKRKAAWYGEREFEYTYSKVTKTAHLWTPELLQLKKHIESVCGETFNSCLLNLYHTGEEGMTWHSDAEKDLKKNGAIASVSFGAERKFAFKHKETKETISINLEHGSLLIMAGTTQKHWLHRLPPTKKVDFPRVNLTFRTIVG from the coding sequence ATGGAATTGTTCAATTTTAAAATGGATATCAATCGCAATTTGCTACCCAAGGACGGAACGGTAAATTACTACGGCAGGGTTTTTACTGAAGCAGCGGCAAACCGTTATTTCGACTTATTGTTACACACAATTGTTTGGAAAAATGACGAAGTAATTATTTTCGGAAAAAAGATTATTACCAAACGAAAGGCAGCTTGGTATGGCGAACGCGAATTTGAATACACGTATTCCAAAGTAACCAAGACAGCCCATTTGTGGACTCCTGAATTGCTTCAACTAAAAAAACACATTGAATCCGTTTGCGGTGAAACATTTAACAGTTGTTTACTAAACCTTTACCACACTGGCGAAGAGGGCATGACGTGGCACAGTGATGCTGAAAAGGATCTTAAAAAGAACGGCGCTATTGCCTCAGTAAGTTTTGGGGCGGAGCGGAAATTTGCTTTTAAACACAAAGAGACGAAGGAAACAATTTCAATAAATTTAGAACACGGTAGCCTTTTAATAATGGCTGGCACCACCCAAAAGCACTGGCTACACCGTTTACCGCCAACTAAAAAAGTGGATTTTCCGAGGGTTAATTTGACATTTAGAACGATAGTGGGGTAA